In the genome of Rhizobium etli 8C-3, one region contains:
- a CDS encoding sugar ABC transporter ATP-binding protein: MDPETVEGAVLLSARRISKSFSGVQVLFSVNFDLRAGEIHALMGENGAGKSTLVKILSGFEEPSSGEILLDGKPVKLPPNGAAEALGIVIIHQEFNLAEHLTVTESLFLGREVTRYGVLDRKYMRAEARRVLDLLGSHVDVNAQISTLSIADKQMVEIAKAISRNARIVFMDEPTAVLSREEINFLFKQVRKLRDQGTSFVFVSHKLDEVMELTDRVTVLRDGQWVKTSPTAILDGESIAQLMVGRELSSLYPAKNEPDVDEEVVLSVHSVSTHYVRDASFEVRRGEILGFSGLIGSGRTELMEAIIGLRPRASGEVTVNGQAVPPHDVHAANRAGLAYMTKDRKSKGLLLNSGMIANLTLQSLDKHGRFGYLSAASEAAAMARARRRFDIRVRDGNIVAGRMSGGNQQKLLLAKVMEIEPQIIIIDEPTRGIDVGTKQQIYHFISALARDGHSIIVVSSEMPEVIGLCTRIAVMREGRIVGILEGDEISEQEIMRYAAGLKKKIAA; encoded by the coding sequence ATGGATCCGGAGACCGTCGAAGGCGCGGTGCTGCTGTCCGCGAGGCGAATTAGCAAGTCGTTCAGCGGCGTTCAGGTGCTCTTCAGCGTCAATTTCGATCTCCGCGCCGGCGAAATTCACGCGCTGATGGGCGAAAACGGTGCCGGCAAATCCACACTCGTCAAGATCCTTTCCGGTTTCGAAGAGCCAAGCTCCGGCGAAATCCTGCTCGACGGCAAGCCTGTAAAGCTGCCGCCCAATGGTGCCGCAGAGGCGCTCGGCATTGTCATCATTCACCAGGAATTCAATCTCGCCGAACACCTGACCGTGACCGAAAGCCTGTTTCTCGGCCGCGAAGTCACCCGTTACGGCGTTCTCGACCGCAAGTATATGCGCGCCGAAGCGCGGCGCGTCCTCGATCTCCTCGGCTCGCATGTCGACGTGAACGCGCAGATCAGCACGCTGTCGATCGCCGACAAGCAGATGGTGGAAATCGCCAAGGCGATCAGCCGCAATGCGCGGATCGTCTTCATGGACGAACCGACCGCCGTGCTCTCGCGCGAGGAGATCAATTTCCTCTTCAAGCAGGTGCGCAAGCTTCGCGACCAGGGAACGAGCTTCGTCTTTGTTTCCCACAAGCTCGACGAAGTCATGGAACTGACCGACCGGGTGACGGTCCTGCGCGACGGCCAATGGGTGAAGACCTCGCCCACCGCCATCCTGGACGGCGAATCCATTGCTCAATTGATGGTCGGGCGGGAGCTCTCCAGCCTGTATCCCGCCAAAAACGAACCCGATGTCGACGAAGAGGTCGTGCTCAGCGTCCATTCCGTATCGACCCACTATGTCCGTGATGCCAGTTTCGAGGTCCGCAGAGGCGAGATCCTCGGCTTTTCCGGCTTGATCGGATCCGGCCGTACCGAGCTTATGGAGGCCATCATCGGTCTGCGCCCGCGCGCATCGGGTGAGGTCACGGTCAACGGGCAGGCCGTGCCTCCGCACGACGTTCATGCCGCAAATCGCGCAGGCCTGGCCTACATGACCAAGGACCGTAAGTCCAAGGGACTGCTTCTCAACTCCGGCATGATCGCCAACCTAACGCTGCAATCCTTGGACAAGCATGGCCGGTTTGGCTATCTGAGCGCTGCGAGCGAAGCCGCTGCGATGGCAAGGGCCCGCCGCCGCTTCGACATCCGCGTCAGGGACGGCAATATCGTTGCCGGCCGCATGTCCGGCGGCAACCAGCAGAAATTGCTGCTGGCGAAAGTCATGGAGATCGAGCCGCAGATCATCATCATCGACGAGCCGACGCGCGGCATCGACGTCGGCACCAAACAGCAGATCTATCATTTCATTTCGGCACTGGCCCGCGATGGTCATTCGATCATCGTGGTGTCTTCGGAGATGCCGGAGGTGATCGGACTTTGCACGCGTATCGCCGTGATGCGCGAGGGGCGAATCGTCGGCATTTTGGAGGGCGATGAGATCTCCGAACAGGAAATCATGCGCTACGCGGCGGGACTGAAGAAAAAGATTGCAGCCTGA
- a CDS encoding LacI family DNA-binding transcriptional regulator gives MSNSSPATIEDVARIAQVSIATVSRAIHMPEKVANSTRLKVNQAIAITGYTTNAMARSLRLGRSNMILVVAPDIGDPNFSNILVGLENEARAHGYGILIGHTQNDAQRGLEYLKFLNSNQAAGLILFTGILPFGHQTMTARLPPSVGVFEPVFNGGIPYVGVDDIAGARKAVDLLIAEGHRNIAFIGDSRTRLAYSRRRMGYDAGLDAAGVSPGLRIVFEGDGTIESGRLAVEQLFMRDTLPTAFMCVNDQTAIGVMIGLGARGYDIPRDFSVTGFDDVPQAVFMSPSLTTIRQPRTAIGKHAMALLLELLSDRQPAETEILLRPDLVVRNSVSAPSRNWIRK, from the coding sequence GTGTCGAATTCCAGCCCCGCAACAATCGAAGACGTCGCCCGAATTGCCCAGGTTTCGATTGCAACGGTCTCCCGCGCGATCCATATGCCCGAGAAGGTCGCGAACTCGACACGCCTCAAGGTCAACCAGGCAATCGCCATCACCGGTTACACGACGAATGCGATGGCGCGCAGCCTGCGGCTCGGGCGCTCGAACATGATTCTCGTCGTCGCGCCCGACATCGGCGACCCGAATTTCTCCAACATCCTGGTCGGCTTGGAGAATGAAGCCCGCGCGCACGGCTACGGCATTCTCATCGGCCATACGCAGAATGATGCCCAACGCGGCCTCGAATATCTGAAGTTCCTGAATTCCAATCAGGCGGCCGGGCTGATCCTGTTCACCGGCATCCTGCCCTTCGGACACCAGACCATGACGGCGCGCCTGCCGCCCAGTGTCGGCGTCTTCGAGCCGGTCTTCAACGGCGGCATCCCCTATGTCGGCGTGGACGACATCGCAGGCGCCCGCAAGGCCGTCGACCTGCTGATTGCCGAGGGCCATCGAAATATTGCCTTCATTGGCGATTCGCGCACCCGCCTCGCCTATAGCCGGCGGCGCATGGGTTATGACGCCGGACTGGATGCCGCAGGCGTCAGTCCAGGCCTTCGAATTGTCTTCGAAGGCGACGGCACGATCGAAAGCGGCCGGCTGGCGGTCGAACAGCTTTTTATGCGCGATACGCTGCCAACGGCCTTCATGTGCGTCAATGACCAGACCGCCATCGGCGTGATGATCGGCCTTGGCGCGCGCGGCTACGATATTCCTCGGGATTTTTCCGTGACCGGCTTCGACGACGTGCCTCAAGCCGTCTTTATGTCACCCTCGCTGACGACGATCCGCCAGCCGCGCACCGCCATCGGCAAGCATGCCATGGCGCTGCTGCTCGAACTGCTGTCGGACCGTCAGCCCGCCGAGACGGAAATCCTGCTCAGACCCGACCTGGTGGTCCGCAACTCAGTCTCGGCGCCCTCGCGGAACTGGATCAGGAAGTAA
- the xylA gene encoding xylose isomerase — MSTGFFGDIQKVKYEGPNSTNPLAFRHYQPDEIVMGKRMEDHLRFAVAYWHTFTWPGGDPFGGQTFLRPWFEDTMKAARLKADVAFEFFQLLGAPFYCFHDADVRPEGNSFAENTKNLNDIVDYFAEKQAATGVKLLWGTANLFSNRRFMSGAATNPDPDVFAFSAATVKTCMDATHKLGGENYVLWGGREGYETLLNTDLKRELDQLGRFLNLVVEYKHKIGFKGTILIEPKPQEPTKHQYDYDVATVYGFLKRNGLENEVKVNIEQGHAILAGHSFEHELALANALGIFGSIDMNRNDYQSGWDTDQFPNNVPEMALAYYHVLAGGGFKTGGTNFDSKLRRQSLDPEDLLIGHIGGMDCCARGLKAAARMIEDKALSKPLEDRYAGWNGPEGQKLLRGEYSLEQIAEWVETRNINPQPKSGKQELLENVVNRYV, encoded by the coding sequence ATGAGCACCGGATTTTTCGGCGATATCCAGAAAGTGAAATATGAAGGCCCCAACAGCACCAATCCGCTGGCCTTCCGCCACTACCAGCCCGACGAAATTGTCATGGGCAAGCGTATGGAAGATCACCTGCGCTTTGCGGTTGCCTACTGGCACACATTCACCTGGCCAGGCGGCGATCCCTTCGGCGGCCAGACCTTCCTGCGGCCCTGGTTCGAAGACACGATGAAGGCAGCAAGGCTGAAGGCCGATGTCGCCTTCGAATTCTTCCAGCTGCTCGGCGCACCCTTTTATTGCTTCCATGACGCCGATGTTCGCCCGGAAGGCAACAGCTTTGCCGAGAACACGAAGAACCTCAACGATATCGTCGATTACTTTGCCGAAAAGCAGGCTGCGACCGGCGTCAAGCTGCTTTGGGGCACGGCGAACCTGTTCTCGAACCGCCGCTTCATGTCGGGTGCCGCGACCAATCCGGATCCGGATGTCTTTGCATTTTCGGCTGCGACGGTGAAGACCTGCATGGATGCGACGCACAAGCTCGGCGGCGAAAACTACGTGCTTTGGGGTGGCCGCGAAGGCTATGAGACGCTGCTCAACACCGACCTCAAGCGCGAGCTCGATCAGCTCGGCCGCTTCCTCAACCTTGTCGTCGAATACAAGCACAAGATCGGCTTCAAGGGCACGATCCTGATCGAGCCAAAGCCGCAGGAGCCCACCAAGCATCAGTACGACTACGATGTCGCGACCGTCTACGGCTTCCTGAAGAGGAATGGCCTGGAAAATGAGGTGAAGGTCAATATCGAGCAGGGCCACGCGATTCTTGCCGGCCATTCCTTCGAGCACGAGCTGGCGCTTGCCAACGCACTCGGCATCTTCGGCTCGATCGACATGAACCGTAACGATTACCAGTCCGGCTGGGATACCGACCAGTTCCCGAACAACGTCCCGGAAATGGCGCTCGCCTATTACCACGTCCTGGCAGGCGGCGGCTTCAAGACCGGCGGCACGAACTTCGATTCGAAGTTGCGGCGTCAGTCGCTCGACCCGGAAGACCTGCTGATCGGCCATATCGGCGGCATGGACTGCTGCGCTCGCGGGCTTAAGGCGGCGGCCAGGATGATAGAGGATAAGGCACTCTCCAAACCGCTCGAGGATCGCTATGCCGGCTGGAACGGCCCCGAAGGCCAGAAGCTCTTGCGCGGCGAATATTCGCTCGAGCAGATCGCAGAGTGGGTTGAAACGCGCAACATCAACCCGCAGCCGAAATCGGGCAAGCAGGAACTGCTGGAAAACGTCGTCAACCGATACGTTTGA
- a CDS encoding LacI family DNA-binding transcriptional regulator, which yields MRPTVHDIAAAAGVSLATVDRVLNQRPGVRRITREKVETAIREIGYVRDVAAANLAKGRIYPLVFILPASDNSFMHGLHAEIGEAMIRSPSERTSIRTVEVAAFDPAALVTALEKLADERPAGIALVATDAPEVVAAVDKLVSDGIPVVTLVSDLTGSRRHHYAGVDNIAAGRTAARLLGRFLGDAKGEVAVLAGSMLVRDHRERLQGFAALMAQEFPKLSILPVLEGRDDPELAHKLVADVLSKHERVIGVYSLGAGNRGLVRALKARASSRPLTVVAHELTVHTRAALIDGTIDAILNQNAGHEVRSAIRVLKAKADGLAVIDAQERIRLDIFLKDNLP from the coding sequence ATGAGGCCAACAGTTCATGATATCGCCGCTGCGGCCGGGGTCAGCCTGGCCACCGTCGACCGCGTGCTGAACCAGCGCCCCGGTGTGCGCCGCATCACGCGCGAAAAAGTGGAAACGGCAATCCGCGAGATCGGCTATGTGCGCGACGTTGCCGCCGCCAACCTCGCCAAGGGCCGCATTTATCCGCTGGTTTTCATCCTGCCTGCCTCGGACAATTCATTCATGCACGGGCTGCACGCCGAGATCGGCGAAGCGATGATCCGTTCTCCGTCCGAAAGGACGAGTATTCGCACGGTGGAAGTTGCCGCCTTCGATCCGGCCGCTCTGGTTACGGCGCTCGAAAAGCTCGCCGATGAACGTCCCGCCGGGATAGCGCTCGTCGCCACCGACGCGCCTGAGGTCGTCGCTGCAGTCGACAAGCTGGTGTCCGACGGCATTCCTGTCGTCACGCTGGTTTCAGACCTCACCGGTTCGCGCCGGCATCATTACGCGGGCGTCGACAATATCGCCGCCGGCAGAACGGCAGCGCGTCTTCTCGGACGCTTTCTTGGCGATGCCAAGGGCGAGGTTGCGGTGCTTGCCGGCTCCATGCTGGTGCGCGATCATCGCGAGCGCCTTCAAGGTTTTGCCGCTCTGATGGCGCAGGAATTTCCGAAGCTCTCCATCCTGCCGGTCCTCGAAGGCCGCGACGATCCGGAACTGGCGCACAAGCTGGTCGCCGACGTCTTGTCCAAGCATGAGCGGGTGATTGGCGTCTACAGCCTGGGCGCCGGCAATCGTGGTCTTGTCAGGGCGCTGAAGGCGAGAGCCTCGAGCCGCCCGCTGACAGTCGTTGCCCATGAATTGACCGTTCATACGCGCGCTGCCCTCATCGACGGCACGATCGATGCGATCCTCAATCAGAACGCCGGACACGAGGTCCGCAGTGCGATCCGCGTTCTCAAAGCAAAAGCCGACGGGCTTGCCGTCATCGATGCGCAGGAGCGGATCCGGCTCGACATATTCCTGAAGGACAATCTGCCGTAA
- a CDS encoding DHA2 family efflux MFS transporter permease subunit, translating to MATTATTGAIAVAGSEERMDPRKLIAFFAMVLGMFMSILDIQIVSASLAEIQAGLSAGSDEIGWVQTSYLIAEVIMIPLSGTLARIISTRYLFAISAAGFTLSSVLCATATNIDQMIVYRAIQGFIGGGMIPSVFAAAFTIFPPSKRSIVSPIIGLIATLAPTIGPTVGGYLSHAFSWHWLFLVNVIPGILVATITWNFIDFDKPELSLLKKFDWWGLISMGIFLGALEYVLEEGNSNDWFNDSYIVAGAVASAAGAIVFFYRAFTVDFPVVDLRAFTNRNFSFGSVFSFVMGIGLYGLTYIYPVYLGRIRGYDSLMIGETMFVSGLAMFFTAPIAGRLSTKMDLRLMMVIGFTSFAAGTFVMTHLTDDWDFYELFIPQVLRGFGLMMCMVPINNIALGTMPPSRIRGASGLFNLTRNLGGAVGLAVINTVLSNRQDVHYERLRENMDWGNPAAIDQMNNLTANFNSYGLDGASAAIKQMVGLATQQAIILSFSDVFLILTVLFMAMILGVAMIKKPAPQGGGGGSGGH from the coding sequence ATGGCTACCACCGCTACAACAGGCGCCATTGCGGTCGCCGGTTCCGAGGAGCGAATGGACCCGCGCAAGCTCATCGCATTCTTTGCGATGGTGCTCGGCATGTTCATGTCGATCCTCGACATCCAGATCGTCTCCGCATCGCTTGCGGAAATCCAGGCCGGCCTTTCTGCCGGCTCGGACGAGATCGGTTGGGTGCAGACGTCATACCTGATTGCGGAAGTCATCATGATTCCGCTGTCGGGAACGCTGGCTCGCATCATCTCGACACGCTATCTTTTCGCTATTTCGGCTGCTGGTTTCACGCTGTCGAGCGTGCTCTGCGCAACGGCAACGAATATCGATCAGATGATCGTTTACCGCGCCATCCAGGGCTTCATCGGCGGCGGTATGATTCCGTCCGTCTTCGCGGCCGCTTTCACCATCTTCCCACCGTCGAAGCGCAGCATCGTATCGCCTATCATCGGCCTGATCGCCACCCTTGCGCCGACCATCGGCCCGACCGTCGGCGGTTACCTCAGCCATGCCTTCTCGTGGCACTGGCTGTTCCTCGTCAACGTCATTCCCGGTATCCTGGTCGCCACCATCACCTGGAATTTCATCGATTTCGACAAGCCGGAACTGTCGCTCCTGAAGAAGTTCGACTGGTGGGGCCTCATCTCCATGGGCATTTTCCTCGGTGCGCTGGAATATGTGCTTGAGGAAGGCAATTCGAACGACTGGTTCAACGACAGCTATATCGTCGCCGGTGCTGTGGCTTCGGCGGCAGGTGCGATCGTCTTCTTCTATCGCGCTTTCACCGTGGACTTCCCCGTCGTCGACCTCAGGGCCTTTACCAACAGGAATTTCTCCTTCGGTTCGGTGTTCTCGTTCGTCATGGGGATCGGGCTATACGGCCTCACCTATATCTATCCGGTCTATCTGGGGCGCATCCGCGGTTACGATTCGCTGATGATCGGCGAGACCATGTTTGTCTCCGGCCTTGCGATGTTCTTCACTGCGCCAATTGCCGGCCGGCTGTCGACGAAGATGGACCTTCGCCTGATGATGGTGATCGGCTTTACCAGCTTTGCGGCCGGCACCTTCGTCATGACCCACCTGACGGACGACTGGGATTTCTACGAGCTCTTCATCCCGCAGGTCCTGCGCGGGTTCGGGCTGATGATGTGCATGGTGCCGATCAACAACATCGCGCTCGGCACGATGCCGCCTTCACGTATCCGTGGTGCTTCAGGTCTGTTCAACCTCACTCGTAATCTCGGCGGGGCAGTCGGCCTTGCGGTGATCAATACCGTTCTCTCCAACCGCCAGGACGTGCACTACGAGCGGCTGCGGGAAAACATGGATTGGGGTAATCCGGCCGCCATCGACCAGATGAACAACCTGACTGCCAACTTCAACTCCTATGGCTTGGACGGTGCTTCGGCCGCCATCAAGCAGATGGTCGGGCTTGCCACCCAGCAGGCGATCATTCTCTCCTTCAGCGACGTTTTCCTGATCCTGACCGTTCTTTTCATGGCCATGATCCTCGGGGTCGCGATGATCAAGAAACCGGCGCCCCAGGGCGGCGGCGGTGGCAGCGGAGGCCACTGA
- a CDS encoding ABC transporter permease, whose translation MSVSEESSQKESRRRSWRDVDLRAVAPFAALALLLVVGALVNPNFIGITNLANVATRSAFIAIIAVGATFVISAGDLDLSVGSMVAFVASLMILFMNSGAIADPALMLTTAIVLTVVIGASCGLANGLITTVGKIEPFIATLGTMGVYRGLTTWLSQGGAITLREPELQALYRPAYFGSILGVPVPIAVILAVTGVAAFVLYRTRYGRHVVAVGSSSDVARYSGIAVNRVRTIAFVIQGLCVAIAVLLYVPRLGSTSATTGILWELQAITAVVVGGTALKGGAGRVWGTICGAFILELVGNIMLLSNFISEYLIGAIQGAIIIIAMLVQRSLVRKS comes from the coding sequence ATGAGTGTAAGCGAGGAAAGCAGCCAAAAGGAAAGCCGGCGCCGATCCTGGCGCGATGTCGATCTTCGGGCGGTCGCGCCCTTTGCGGCACTGGCATTGCTTCTCGTTGTCGGGGCGCTGGTCAATCCGAATTTCATCGGCATCACGAACCTTGCCAATGTTGCAACGAGAAGCGCTTTCATTGCCATCATCGCTGTGGGCGCGACCTTCGTGATATCGGCGGGTGACTTGGACCTTTCCGTGGGCTCGATGGTCGCTTTCGTCGCCAGCCTGATGATCCTGTTCATGAATTCCGGCGCGATCGCCGATCCGGCGCTGATGCTGACGACTGCCATCGTGCTCACGGTCGTGATCGGCGCGTCATGCGGCCTTGCAAACGGTCTCATCACCACCGTCGGCAAGATCGAGCCCTTCATCGCCACGCTCGGCACCATGGGCGTTTACCGCGGCTTGACCACATGGCTTTCGCAGGGCGGCGCCATCACGCTGCGCGAGCCCGAACTGCAGGCACTCTACCGCCCGGCCTATTTCGGCTCCATCCTCGGCGTGCCGGTCCCGATCGCCGTGATCCTTGCCGTCACCGGCGTTGCAGCCTTCGTCCTCTACCGCACCCGCTATGGGCGGCATGTCGTGGCGGTCGGCTCCAGCAGCGACGTGGCGCGTTACTCCGGTATCGCCGTCAATCGCGTACGCACGATCGCCTTCGTCATCCAGGGCCTGTGCGTCGCCATCGCCGTGCTTCTCTACGTGCCGCGGCTTGGCTCGACCTCGGCGACGACGGGCATCCTTTGGGAACTGCAGGCGATCACCGCCGTGGTCGTCGGCGGCACGGCGCTCAAGGGTGGCGCGGGCCGGGTCTGGGGCACGATTTGCGGCGCCTTCATTCTCGAACTCGTCGGCAACATCATGCTGCTTTCGAATTTCATCAGCGAATACCTGATCGGCGCCATC
- a CDS encoding TetR/AcrR family transcriptional regulator produces the protein MTETFKDTVEAPAASGRWAAGEDPAKRRQILEGAKRVFMKLGFDAASMNDVTREAGVSKGTLYVYFANKEELFTAMMETERAAFVASVRAALNANPDPDTALYDFGMTFVRHTTEEKVINAIRTVIGVRDRMPHLCQRFFTGPENIRTVLTDYLKTQVGAGHFVIEDVELAARQFLELCGGGFFKLRLLGDMAGPPSEEEMSRIIRGAIRVFLAAYGVNQNRPA, from the coding sequence ATGACAGAGACCTTCAAGGATACGGTCGAAGCCCCGGCCGCAAGCGGCAGATGGGCGGCAGGAGAGGATCCGGCAAAGCGCAGGCAGATTCTCGAAGGGGCGAAGCGTGTCTTCATGAAACTCGGCTTCGATGCCGCCAGCATGAACGACGTGACGCGCGAGGCTGGTGTCTCGAAAGGAACGCTTTACGTCTACTTCGCCAACAAGGAAGAGCTTTTTACCGCGATGATGGAGACCGAGCGCGCCGCCTTTGTCGCCAGCGTGCGTGCGGCCCTCAATGCCAATCCCGATCCGGACACGGCTCTTTATGATTTCGGCATGACCTTCGTCCGGCACACAACCGAAGAAAAGGTCATCAATGCCATACGCACCGTCATCGGAGTGCGCGACCGCATGCCGCACCTCTGTCAACGCTTCTTTACCGGCCCCGAAAACATCCGGACCGTTCTCACCGACTATCTGAAGACGCAGGTCGGCGCCGGGCATTTCGTGATCGAGGATGTCGAGCTTGCCGCTCGCCAGTTCCTGGAACTCTGCGGCGGAGGCTTCTTCAAGCTGCGCCTCCTGGGCGACATGGCAGGCCCTCCGAGCGAGGAGGAGATGAGCCGCATCATCCGCGGTGCGATCCGCGTCTTCCTTGCTGCATATGGCGTTAACCAGAACCGG
- the xylB gene encoding xylulokinase — translation MYLGLDLGTSGVKAMLIDGDQKIIGSANGSLDVSRPHSGWSQQEPSDWIRATEEAVAGLKANHPKELGAVRGVGLSGQMHGATLLDAGDRVLRPCILWNDTRSYLEAAALDADPKFRKLTGNIVFPGFTAPKLAWVAKHEPGIFAKVAKVLLPKDYLRLWLTGEHISEMSDSAGTSWLDTGKRKWSSELLAATGLDEKQMPALVEGTAQAGKLRGELAAKWGIAGDAVVAGGAGDNAASACGMGTVSDGAAFVSLGTSGVLFAANAAYLPKPDSAVHAFCHALPDTWHQMGVILSATDALNWHASVTGKSAADLTNELGETPKAPSGVTFLPYLSGERTPHNDAVIRGAFIGLEHESSRVVLTQAVLEGVSFAIRDNLEALRSAGTDISRVTAIGGGSRSRYWLAAIATALDIPVDLPADGDFGAAFGAARLGLIAATGAEPVSVCTPPKTANTIEPVAALSGAYEDAYRRYRALYPAIRSLAH, via the coding sequence ATGTATCTGGGTCTCGATCTCGGAACCTCGGGCGTCAAGGCGATGCTCATCGACGGCGATCAGAAGATCATCGGCTCGGCGAATGGCTCGCTCGATGTTTCGCGGCCGCATTCCGGTTGGTCGCAACAGGAACCGTCGGATTGGATTCGCGCAACCGAGGAGGCTGTTGCGGGCCTGAAAGCGAACCATCCGAAAGAGCTCGGGGCTGTCAGGGGTGTCGGCCTTTCCGGCCAGATGCATGGCGCAACACTGCTCGATGCCGGCGACAGGGTGCTGCGTCCTTGTATTCTCTGGAACGATACGCGTTCCTATCTCGAGGCGGCGGCGCTGGATGCCGATCCCAAATTCCGCAAGCTGACGGGCAACATCGTCTTTCCCGGGTTTACCGCGCCGAAACTCGCCTGGGTCGCCAAGCATGAGCCGGGCATTTTCGCCAAGGTCGCCAAGGTGCTGCTGCCGAAGGACTACCTGCGGCTCTGGCTGACAGGCGAGCACATTTCCGAAATGTCGGATTCTGCCGGTACGTCCTGGCTCGATACCGGCAAACGCAAATGGTCGTCGGAGCTTCTCGCCGCGACCGGTCTCGACGAAAAGCAGATGCCGGCGCTGGTGGAAGGCACGGCGCAGGCAGGAAAGCTGCGCGGCGAACTCGCTGCCAAGTGGGGCATTGCGGGCGATGCTGTCGTTGCCGGCGGGGCAGGCGACAATGCAGCGTCTGCCTGCGGCATGGGCACCGTCAGCGATGGCGCGGCCTTCGTCTCGCTCGGCACGTCGGGCGTTCTCTTCGCGGCGAATGCCGCCTACCTGCCGAAGCCAGACAGTGCAGTCCATGCCTTCTGCCACGCCCTACCCGACACCTGGCATCAGATGGGTGTCATCCTCTCGGCCACCGATGCCTTGAACTGGCATGCAAGCGTTACTGGCAAATCCGCTGCCGATCTCACGAACGAACTCGGCGAGACGCCAAAGGCACCCTCTGGGGTCACCTTCCTTCCTTATCTTTCCGGCGAACGCACGCCGCACAATGATGCCGTCATCCGTGGCGCCTTCATCGGCCTCGAGCATGAGAGCAGTCGGGTTGTGCTGACGCAGGCCGTGCTCGAGGGCGTGTCGTTCGCCATCCGCGACAACCTCGAAGCGCTGCGTTCGGCAGGTACCGATATATCCCGCGTCACCGCCATCGGCGGCGGCTCGCGCTCGCGCTACTGGCTGGCGGCAATCGCAACGGCGCTCGACATTCCGGTTGATCTGCCCGCAGACGGCGATTTCGGCGCCGCCTTCGGCGCGGCGCGGCTTGGGCTGATCGCGGCGACGGGCGCCGAGCCGGTTTCGGTCTGCACGCCGCCGAAGACGGCAAATACGATCGAGCCGGTGGCGGCTTTGAGCGGTGCCTATGAGGATGCCTACAGGCGCTACCGGGCGCTTTATCCGGCGATCAGATCGCTGGCGCATTGA
- a CDS encoding HlyD family secretion protein, translated as MSSNQKTNVARIVSDSARDEPVSDAVVPAEPASAEAPRAPQAAPDTQTAPAEKKKRRSLVLPVVALAILAGGASYGYEWWTNGRFMVSTDDAYIEGDIATISPKVTGYVAKVNVVANQQVKAGDVLATLDNGDYQNALDQAEAQIATEKLSLSRIDAQIEGAKAALAQAQASKVALEAAVRGAEITQKRQADLQAKSVGTTADLDTANIALDQAKANLVGGDANIKSAEANVTILQAQRREAEGSVQTLELQRDKAARDLSFTILKAPYDGVVGNRSVQEGDLVSPGQRLMALVPVRQLFIDANFKETQIQHLVPGSKVNVHVDAYDDHPIVGTVESISPASGSVFSLLPPENATGNFTKIIQRVPVRIALPQDALDSGRLRAGLSVVVDVDTRTAPATGQAAK; from the coding sequence ATGTCGTCTAACCAGAAAACGAATGTCGCCCGCATCGTCAGCGATTCCGCAAGAGACGAGCCGGTGTCAGACGCCGTTGTCCCTGCCGAACCGGCGAGCGCCGAAGCTCCGCGTGCCCCTCAGGCTGCTCCCGATACGCAGACCGCTCCAGCTGAAAAGAAGAAGCGCCGCAGCCTGGTGCTACCGGTCGTGGCGCTCGCTATTCTGGCCGGCGGTGCATCATACGGCTACGAGTGGTGGACGAACGGCCGTTTCATGGTCTCGACGGACGACGCCTATATCGAAGGCGACATCGCAACGATCTCGCCAAAGGTCACCGGCTATGTCGCGAAGGTGAACGTTGTCGCCAACCAGCAGGTGAAGGCCGGGGACGTGCTCGCCACGCTCGACAACGGCGACTATCAAAACGCCCTCGATCAGGCCGAGGCCCAGATCGCCACGGAGAAGCTGTCGCTGAGCCGCATCGACGCGCAGATCGAAGGAGCCAAGGCAGCGCTTGCTCAGGCCCAGGCCTCCAAAGTGGCTCTCGAGGCGGCAGTCCGTGGCGCCGAGATCACACAGAAGCGCCAGGCTGACCTCCAGGCGAAGTCGGTCGGCACTACGGCCGATCTCGACACTGCCAATATTGCTCTCGACCAGGCCAAGGCCAATCTTGTCGGCGGCGACGCCAACATCAAGTCGGCCGAAGCAAACGTCACCATCCTCCAGGCGCAGCGCAGGGAAGCCGAAGGTTCGGTCCAAACGCTCGAGCTTCAGCGGGACAAGGCAGCCCGCGATCTGTCCTTCACGATCCTCAAGGCACCGTATGATGGCGTCGTCGGCAACCGCTCCGTTCAGGAAGGCGATCTCGTTTCGCCCGGCCAGCGCCTGATGGCGCTCGTTCCGGTGCGTCAGCTGTTCATCGACGCCAACTTCAAGGAAACGCAGATCCAGCACCTGGTTCCGGGCTCGAAGGTCAACGTGCACGTCGATGCTTATGACGACCATCCAATCGTCGGCACCGTCGAGTCGATTTCGCCGGCCTCCGGCTCCGTCTTCTCGCTACTGCCGCCGGAAAATGCGACGGGCAATTTCACAAAGATCATCCAGCGCGTCCCGGTCCGAATTGCGCTGCCTCAAGATGCGCTTGACAGCGGCCGCTTGCGCGCCGGCCTGAGCGTCGTCGTCGATGTCGATACCCGCACGGCGCCCGCTACAGGGCAGGCAGCAAAGTGA